The genome window ACGCCTCTCCGGACCCCATCTCGGGCCGGCCGGTTTTCGAAAACAACCACGGATTTCGGCTGAATGTGCTCTATGACCTTGATTTTACGGGTAAGTAGTTAGGGCCACTGTTCTACCCACGTCCTCGCTCGAATCGTTGATTAGTAGCACAACGTCAGGATGTGATATGCGTCGCCTCCAGTCCTGCATGACAGTCTTGTGTTTGTCATACTCCTGACTCATACTATACACTAACTATGCTGAACGAAATAATAGTTGCTAAAATACTATATGTTTACTAAATAGCTATAGGTATTGTATAGTAACTCCTTACTCACCCCCGTATGTCTCAGCTGCATTGCCCCAAGTGTGAATCGACGGATGCTACCAAAAGCGGGATTGTAGGCGGCCGGCAGCGGTACAAGTGCAAGAACTGCGGCTACCACTTCTCCGTGGCCAAGGCCGGCAAGGAAATAAACTCCTACTACGTCATCAAAGCTCTGCAGCTATACGTAGAGGGGGTGAGCTACCGCGAAATTGAGCGGCTGCTGGGCGTAAGTCACGTGTCGGTGATGAACTGGGTAAAGAAATACGGCATGAAAGCCCCCCGCCAAACCGACTATCATCCGACCTACAAAATCATGAATCAGAAGGAGCTAGCGGAGTTTTTTCAGAAGCCCGAAAACCTGAAAGAGGCCGGACTTATCGTGACGGAGCTGGGGGATAAGTACATGATGATTCGCTGGGAGCGGTTTCGGCAGGGGTAGGCTATAGCGCTTAGCAGAAGTATAACTACTGCGTGACTTCTGCGTTGGGATTTTCCTACTTGGGGCTACTAGTCCGGCACCGCTTGGTGGCTGGCTACCTGCCCCGACCCATCCCAACCCTCAACCCCACCAAACCCTATGCGAACTACTCGCTACGCGTTGGCTATGAGCGCGCTGCTGGCATCAGCCGCCGGTGCTACGGCCCAGGTAACGCCTACTCAGCCGCCTGCTACGCCGGCTCCACCACCTGCGGCTCCCACGCCCGTCGTGGCCGTGCCCACTGCTACTCCCGCCGAAACCGTGCCCTACGGCTCTGGTATGAAAGTAAATCTTTCCCCGGACGGCACCAAGTACCTGCGGTTTATCACCTGGCACCAAGTCTGGACGCGCTACACCGAAAACAACGCCGGCACCCTACGTGCTCCGGGCAAGCCCCAGTCTGACCAGCTGGATTTTTCCTTGCGTCGTTCCCGCCTGATTGTGCTTTCGCAGTTGAACCCGCGCTTTTTGGTGTACACGCACATCGGTGTCAATAACCAAACGGCTGTGAGTGGGGGTATTACGCCTGCCGTAGACGGCAAAAAGCCTCAGCTTTTTGTGCACGAGGCAGTAGTAGAGTATAAGGTCAATAAGTATCTGAACCTGGGGGCGGGCATGCACTACCAGAACGGCCTTTCGCGCATGACGCGCTCCAGCACCATCAATTACCTTACCCTGGATGCGCCGCTCACCAACTGGCCTACCATTGAGGCTATCGACCAGTTTGTGCGCGGTATTGGCGTGTACGGCAAGGGCCGTATTGGCAAGCTCGACTACGTTTTGTCAGTGAATGAGGCGTTCCTGACCAATCAGACGGGGGCGTTCAGCACCCCGTTGGGCCTAGGTACGACCACCGGCACCGGCGCAAATCGGCTGAACACCGGCAGCAATACGGCCCAGTACAATCCGCAGGGTACCAACCACGTGTACCAGGGCTACTTCAGCTACGAATTTCTGGAGCAGGAAGCCAACCTGTTACCCTTCAATGTGGGCACTTACCTGGGGGCCAAGCGCGTGTTCAACATCGGGGCGGGCTTCTTTTATAACAAAGACGGCATGTACTCGCGCCCGGCCGGCAGTGTGCTGAACGCAGCGGCCATCGACGCGGCCACCACCGCCGGCGTTGGCTCCCTGAACACCATTGGTACGCGCAAGCATGACATTGCCCTGTTTGCGGCTGATGTGTTCTTTGATACGCCCATTAATAAGGATGCCGGCACGGCCTTTACGCTTTACGGAGTGTATTACAACTACAACATGGGCCCGAACCACACCCGCTTCATTGGGGCCGCCAACCCCGGCTGGGGCGCTGACGCCCGTCGTGGTAACGCCGTGCCTCACTCGGGTACCGGCAATGTAGGCTACCTGCAGGCGGGCTACCTGCTGCCTAAAAATCTGCTGGGTCCTAAGCTGCGCGTGCAGCCCTATGCTTCCCACCTGCTGGCCGGCTACGAAGGCTTGCGCACCAGCAGCGGCGAGCAGAAAAACGTGAACATTTTTGATGCGGGCGCCAACTTCTACATTGATGGGCACAACGCCAAGTTTACGCTCAACTACCGCGCCCGTCCCGACTTTACAAACGTGAACAACGTGGACTACAAGCCGGAAATCACTCTGCAAACCCAGGTAGCGCTGTAAGGCAGGGGCAAACTGGTAAATCAGTGAGGCGGCTGTAGCAGCTGCGCCCCTTCGTCCTGCACTTTATAACTAAGGCCCGACGACGAGTTGCTGGGCAGCCTCTGCTACCAGACGTGCAACTCCCATTCTATTCTTTTCACCACCACAACTCCCACCAATCATGGCCCAGAACTTACCGCAGCGCGACGCCTACGCCGGTGCCGCGCCCGTGGGCGGCACGCCCTCCGCCGACGATTCGCTGACCCACGACAACAACGCCGTTTCGACCAGTAAAATCTGGCAGGTGATTACCGCCTCCTCGGTGGGCACCGTCATTGAGTGGTACGATTTCTACATCTTCGGTTCGCTGGCCGCCATTATCGGGCCGGTGCTGTTTGGCTCCACGGGTAAGATTGAGGACACCATTTTGGGCACCTTGGCCGTGTTTGGGGCGGGGTTTGTGGTGCGGCCGTTTGGGGCCTTGTTCTTCGGCCGCATCGGCGACATGATTGGGCGCAAGTACACCTTCCTGCTCACCCTGCTGATTATGGGCGGCGCTACCTTCGTAACGGGCCTGATTCCGAGCTACGACAAAATTGGCATTGCCGCCCCGGTGATTGTTACCATCCTGCGCTTGCTTCAGGGCCTAGCCCTGGGCGGCGAGTACGGCGGCGCTACCACCTACGTGGCCGAGCACTCCCCCGACAACCGGCGCGGCTACTACACCAGCTTCATCCAGATTACGGCCACGGCCGGCCTGCTGCTGAGCATTCTGGTCATTATTGCCACGCGCAAAACCATGGGCGAAGAGGCCTTCAAGGACTGGGGCTGGCGCATTCCGTTCCTGCTCTCGGGCCTGCTGGTCATTGCCTCCTACTACATTCGCCGCAAGCTCCACGAGTCGCCGCTGTTTGCCAAGGCCAAGTCGGAGGGCAAAACCAGCACGAACCCCCTGCGCGAG of Hymenobacter sublimis contains these proteins:
- a CDS encoding IS1/IS1595 family N-terminal zinc-binding domain-containing protein, whose translation is MSQLHCPKCESTDATKSGIVGGRQRYKCKNCGYHFSVAKAGKEINSYYVIKALQLYVEGVSYREIERLLGVSHVSVMNWVKKYGMKAPRQTDYHPTYKIMNQKELAEFFQKPENLKEAGLIVTELGDKYMMIRWERFRQG
- a CDS encoding MFS transporter → MAQNLPQRDAYAGAAPVGGTPSADDSLTHDNNAVSTSKIWQVITASSVGTVIEWYDFYIFGSLAAIIGPVLFGSTGKIEDTILGTLAVFGAGFVVRPFGALFFGRIGDMIGRKYTFLLTLLIMGGATFVTGLIPSYDKIGIAAPVIVTILRLLQGLALGGEYGGATTYVAEHSPDNRRGYYTSFIQITATAGLLLSILVIIATRKTMGEEAFKDWGWRIPFLLSGLLVIASYYIRRKLHESPLFAKAKSEGKTSTNPLRESFVNPVNRRLVLISLFGATMGQGVVWYTGQFYAYSFMQNTLKLDLVDASLVLCSALILATPFFVYFGSLSDRIGRKKIIMMGLLCGALFTFPIFYGLKQFAGPLTEVTAATVDATGKAVPAVMKALTPNLLAMTALTFCLVLFVTMAYGPIAAYLVELFPTKVRYTSLSLPYHIGNGVFGGFVPLIATALTLRAAASDTPFIKEHSTLAGLVYPVSIALICWFIGQALMKDVRNVKLMEDNPV